The window ACCTCTCCGCTGACTGCTATAGCTATATACCGAATCACCAGACAGCGCTGACGGAGGAATTTATCGGCAAAGTGAATCCTGCCGTGCGAGAACGCATTGGCATTGCCGCCGACGGCAATGCCCGTCTGGTGATACGCGTGCAGTCGCCGCGGCCGGAGGACATTACGCTCTCTGCGAATCTGCCGCCGGGCGCAGCCCTGGAAAATATAAAGAGAACCGCCTTAGGCAGCAGGCTGACCGTTAAAACTGAGCTGGTCGGCGCGGCAGGCAAGTATCAGGGCAGCGCCGTGCTCACCGCCCCCGAGGAATGGCCGGGTGACGATACGCAGGAGTTCTTCCCTATCACCGTCACCGCCTCCCAGGGTGAAGAAAGCATCTCCAAAGAGATAAAGATATACCGCGCCCCCGTGGTGCTCGTCCACGGACTCTGGTCGGACGGCGAGACATTCGGAGATATCAACGATGAACAAACAGTCGCGGGAGCCCTCTTTGCCAATGGGACGCACCACGGATATTTTGAATATCCGGGCGATCAGGGGCCGTCGGAGGTACTGCCGCAAAGCGCCGATATCTTCTGCCGCGCCGTCGAAAATATGATCCGCGACCTACGCATGAAGAAGATCGAGGCGACGCGCGTTGATTTGGTCGGCCACAGCATGGGCGGCCTGATGGCGCGGAAATTCTTTCTCAACAGATACTACCGGAATAACCAGAATTACAACCAGGGGGCGGTGCGCCGCATAGTCATGCTCGCGACGCCGAATACCGGCTCCGGCATCGCCTCCTACGTAACGGAGGACGTTCTCTGGCTGCACGACGATACGATCGCGACCTCTCCCGACTACCGGGAAAAGATGGAACAGGTCTTTGAGATAATGGGCAGGGCGGGGATGAACGTCAAAGGGAGCGCCATAAAGGACCTGGCGCTGAACAGCTCTGAGCTGCGCCTGCTCAACGACAATCTCCCCGCCGGACTGCCGCTCTACCGGATCGCCGGCGATACCGGCGAGGCGCTTATTATGCCGGGGGCGGTCAGCAAGATTATAGAGGGAATAATCGCCCCCTACACGCACGAGAAAATATATAACGATATCCCCGCGCTCTTTGACGGATATAACAATAACGGCGGCAGACCCAGATTCGAGCCGGAGGACTCCGATTGTCTGGTGGGCCTCTCCAGCGCCCTCTGGGATGGCGTTATGAGCCGTGATAAGTCGGAGATCATCAAAGGCCGCCAGCACATGGGTATGGGCGCGGATGCCACGGTAGCGTCAAGGGTCGCCGCCCTGCTCTGCGGTCCCGTCTCCGCCTTTGAACCGATACCGCTGAGGTCGCAGCTGCGCTTCCCGGAGCAGTCCTCTCCATCGGCGGTGAAAGGGAACGTCGGAGCCATGCTCTCCAGCCTCTCCGACGCTGAATTTACGCAGAAGCTCGGCGAGCTTGAGTCGCTTTTGGAAAACCGGAATACGAAGGCCGAGGGGCCGGTATTTGGAAAGCTGACAGGGCTCTCATGTTATCCTGAGTCGCCCGTTCTCATAAGCGCCGGTACGACGCGCCGTCTGTCAATAAGTGGGAGCTATTCCACGGGAAAGAGGAAGAATGTCTCGCACAAAAAAGACGGGACCAAATACGAGGTGGCGGATGCCTCCGTGGCGCTTGTGGATGAGGACGGCATGCTGACGGCTCTGAAGCCCGGCCGCACGACATTGACCGTGAAAAACGGCAGTATCTCGGCCACGGCGGATATCTTTGTCATCCCCTTCGCGGTGGTTGCCGCCGATGATAAGGTGGACCCCGACAATCCTCCCGTCGACCCGGCGGATGAGATCAACCCGGACACGCCGCGCGGCTCATCTTCCAGCGGCTGTAATACGGGCGCGGGTCTGGTACTGCTGCTGCTTCCGGCTCTGGCTTTTATCATTAAAAAGAGCTAAAAGAATAATAATAAAAATCCCGCGCCGCCCCATTACCATATGGCGGCGCGGGATTTTTTATCGGTTAAATTCGCGCTAAATTGGTCATAAATGAGCTTAAAGGGAGATATTAGATACAGCGGAGCATAGCTGTCCTATACTGATAACATCTAGTATTATAGAAAAGGAAGTGGTATGAGAATGTCGCTCAGCTATATCGATGGTAAATACGCGCCGGTTTCCGAATGCCGTCTCCCCGTCACCGACATGGCTATCCAGCGCGGCGTCGCGGTCTTTGAGGCGATACGCATCTATGACGGCAAATTATTTGGCATGGATATGCACCTGGAACGCTTCGCGGAGAGCGCGCGGCGGGCGGGTATCTCTGCCGAAAAAATATTTCCCCAGCTGCCGGAGGTTATAGAGGGTGGGTTAAGGATGGAGGGCTGCCCCGCTGAGGGGCTCGTACGCCCCTACATAACTGGCGGGGATATAAATAACAAGGGCTCCTTTCCCGAGCCGCGCTTCTTTGTCCTTTTCGGCGGGATAAACAAGACCCCGGACGAGGAACGGAGACGGGGCGCGGTGCTCGAACCAAACCGCATGGAGCGTCCCTATCCGCTCTGCAAAAGTATCAATTACCTTTTCGCCCTCATACCGCTCGGCGGCGATAAGGT is drawn from Cloacibacillus porcorum and contains these coding sequences:
- a CDS encoding alpha/beta fold hydrolase translates to MRKLSYPLIFALFLLVVSARAEAALSINVLGGVIQNLSADCYSYIPNHQTALTEEFIGKVNPAVRERIGIAADGNARLVIRVQSPRPEDITLSANLPPGAALENIKRTALGSRLTVKTELVGAAGKYQGSAVLTAPEEWPGDDTQEFFPITVTASQGEESISKEIKIYRAPVVLVHGLWSDGETFGDINDEQTVAGALFANGTHHGYFEYPGDQGPSEVLPQSADIFCRAVENMIRDLRMKKIEATRVDLVGHSMGGLMARKFFLNRYYRNNQNYNQGAVRRIVMLATPNTGSGIASYVTEDVLWLHDDTIATSPDYREKMEQVFEIMGRAGMNVKGSAIKDLALNSSELRLLNDNLPAGLPLYRIAGDTGEALIMPGAVSKIIEGIIAPYTHEKIYNDIPALFDGYNNNGGRPRFEPEDSDCLVGLSSALWDGVMSRDKSEIIKGRQHMGMGADATVASRVAALLCGPVSAFEPIPLRSQLRFPEQSSPSAVKGNVGAMLSSLSDAEFTQKLGELESLLENRNTKAEGPVFGKLTGLSCYPESPVLISAGTTRRLSISGSYSTGKRKNVSHKKDGTKYEVADASVALVDEDGMLTALKPGRTTLTVKNGSISATADIFVIPFAVVAADDKVDPDNPPVDPADEINPDTPRGSSSSGCNTGAGLVLLLLPALAFIIKKS
- a CDS encoding aminotransferase class IV, which translates into the protein MSLSYIDGKYAPVSECRLPVTDMAIQRGVAVFEAIRIYDGKLFGMDMHLERFAESARRAGISAEKIFPQLPEVIEGGLRMEGCPAEGLVRPYITGGDINNKGSFPEPRFFVLFGGINKTPDEERRRGAVLEPNRMERPYPLCKSINYLFALIPLGGDKVNHESLYMPDGEITEAMTNNFFLCKDGKIVTAPVGRVLDGVTRSVVLTLARENGFSIEERCPREEELAQADEAFITGTVNEVLSVVRVGDTMIGSGRPGPVAAHLYRLFLSNMGRWLSA